CGGCCAAATTCACCCCACACGACCACCAGCACCTTCTTGTCCAGGCCCCGGCTGTAAAGATCATGCGTGAGAGCGGACACCATCTGATCCATCTGTTCCGCCGCCAGTTGCATCGTATAGGTTACCGCCCCGCCACGTTTGTCGCCGTGCACATCCCAGGTCAGCGATCCCGGGTCGGTGTTGACAGTCACAAAGGTCACGCCGGCTTCAACCAGTCGTCGCGCCAAAAGCACGCTCTGCCCCCATCGGTGACGTCCGTTGCATTCGCGGGTTTTGGGGGACTCCCCGGGAACAAAGTCAAGTTGTGTAATCCCGTAGCGGTCTCGATTTCGTGGATCTTCACGGCTGAGGTCAAACGCCTCACGCGCTGCAGGACCGGTCACCATTTCGAACGCGGACCTCTGAAAATAATCCATGGAATCCATGGCACCAAACACATCAGCCTCACGGCGGATACGATCAAATTGTTTGGCCAGGGCTGTACGATCTTCCATACGTTTCAGAGAAAGACCGTGAACAAGGCCCAGATTGGGAACCTGAAAATCGTCAGTCGCAGGATCTTCATAAATCCAGTATGGAGCATTGCGGTTCCCCACATAACTGGACTTAAAGGCATCAATAAACTGTGGATTGGCTTTGGGACGAAAGCTCAGATGCGCGTAGGACGGCACGCCCAGCGCGTTAGGACCTCGTAACAGAGATGAGATGGAACCGCTGGAGGGTTCGTGCATCTCCTTCTTGCCGGTGCTGCAAATCCTCACCCCACCGTGATGATCCGAAGTGGTATGGCAGGCACTGCGGATAATCGCCATTTTGTCCAGCAATCGGGCCTGACGCGGCAGCAGCTCGCAAAACTGCTCACCGGGCAACGAAGTTGAAATCGCATCCCACGGACCGCGATTTTGTTCGGTTGCCAAAGGTTTCGGGTCGTACGTTTCAAACTGTGAAGGCCCGCCACCCAGCCAGATCTGAATGATGGCCGTGTCATTTACAGATCGGCCCTTATGTGCCGCTTCTGCCCGACAACGAAGGATCTCCGGCAGCGGCAGCCCGGCTGCCCCCGCACTCACGGTACTCTTCAGAAATGCCCTGCGGCTTTTTCTGAGATGTCGCATAGCCCTTATTCCGTCAGATCGTCACCCGAAAGTCTTCCAAACGGCACCCGACTACAGCCCGTTATACCCTATCGCATAACGTTTTAGAACCACTTCGACAGAGAACACCGCATTGACACCAGAAGCCACCCATCGCTGCTGTGATATAGTGGACATCAGAAAATTTTGGCTGGTCTGCCCACACGGTCCAGGCCTGTTGTCAGACAAATACCGGTTTCAGTCGTTCCGGTCATCGTCGATGGCTGTGTGTGCTGTTCTGTGGTTCGAATCCGGATCAATGCCGGTGAGGGAATCGAGCAGTGCCAAGGTGGCCCAGGAGGTCGCACTGGTTGAAATAAACTGGTGCTTATCATGTGGAAATCCACTTTCGAAATATTCCTGAAAGCCCTCAGCTCGTGTGTGCACTAACCAGGAACCGTCATCATGCTGTTCGTTCAGTAAGTATTTGATGGCCCGGCGGACAGCCGGGCCATGCCTGATTTGAACGTTGGTCGACAGCAAAGCTGAAACAACCGTACCAGTCGCGTAAGCATCGGATTCCATATCAGGCAACTGAGCCCACCCACCATCCACTCGCTGCAATGCAAGTAATTCTTCCCTGGCCTGATCGATTCGGTTTGATGCGTATTGGGTCGATGACAGCAGACGCAGGCGAAACACATGATCTTCTGTGTCTTTCGGATTCGTATTGTTCAGCCACTCCCACAGTGCTGAACGCCGTTCAGTAATCCGTTCTTGCTGTTCTGTGGTACCGAATGAGTCCAGTCCACGCATGGCTACATAACTGGTCATGAACGGACTCCCGGACGACGGTGGTCTCCTGCCGGTATGCTGCCAGTGGTTGCTGTCTTCCTGGTAGCCGAGTAAAAAACCGGACACAGCGGCTGTGATATCGTCCGGCTCGTGGCCACCTGCGTCCAGTGTCCACAGTGCGTAACCTGCAGTGACCACTTTGCCTCCCTGCCCTGTTCCTTCGCTGTATTTCCGAAGGCCTCTTTTCAGATGTGCAAACGTGTGGTCAATCTGTCGCTGAAGGTTGTCGCGGTCGACAACAAACCCCATTTTTTGTGCTTTGGTCAATACAAATACGGGGATGGCCTGACTGTGACAGCTAAAGCAATCACGCTGTTCGACGAAACCCGCCGATGCTTTCTCCAGCAACGGAATGGCACATGCGATGGCGGTGCGGAGTTCTGATTCTACGATACTCGACCGAGATTCCTGCGCAGGAAGAGGTAAACCCGGACTGAATCCCAGAAACGCAAGACCAGACACAAGTTGTTTCATGACAACCGAGAGGCCATTCCGCAGTGGGACACGCGTCCTGACAACCATGTGGCAGGTTCTTCAGTGAATGGTTTAGAAAACGGGCACAGTGAATGCCGGAGCCGGAGTGATCAGGAAATCACATCAGATGAGACGGGTATCACCAGTGAGAGAATGTGATCCGATTCAGCTGAAAGAGTCCCAATCAGATTTTCTTCCTGCCTCCCAGCGAAATCAGGTGACGAAAAGTTCTCAGGTACAGACGCCCGCCGGCGACAGCCGGAGACGCGTGCATGTCGTCCCGCAATCTGTTTTTCGCGAGAAGCCGATAGTTCTTACTGGCGGCCAGTACGACAGTGGTACCCTGAACATCAGTACAGAAAATCCGATCGCCAATGATGATCGGTGACGAAAAAAAGTCACCTCCCACCCGTTCCTTCCAGTGGATTTCTCCGCTGGGACCGTCAATACAGGTGACAATTCCTCCCTTATCATACCACAGAAAGACCAAGTCGCCTTTAGCAATCAATGTCGGAACATAGGGCGCATGTTTTTTTACTTCGTAAACGATTTCGGGAGACGTCCCGGGGCGCACGGCGACGACTTTATTCTGATCACCTCCGGATCCTGATCCGGAGGTGCCAAAAATCAGACCTGATGCGAAAATCGGTGAGCCGATCGGACGTCTGTCCAAAGACTCCAGTGACCAGTTAACGGCCCCGGTCCGGGGGTTGTAAGACGTGATCCCGTACTTGCGGGAACTCATCACCAGCTCAATCGGGCTGCCGTCCTGGTTGTAGAGAAACGGCACTGCATGTGCCGCGCTGAGTGAATTCTCCCGAATTGTCTTCCATACGGTTCGGCCCGTTGTGCGGTCAAGCGCCAGCACGCAGCTCTCAGTTGACTCCACGGGGTCCTCATCCCGCGGCAGACGCTGATGCAACTGCAGAATAACCAGATTATCGAATATAATTGGTGAGGTGCAGAACCCGTGTCCGCTCAGGTAGGGTCCCAGTTCCCGTTCCCAGACCAGTTCCCCGCCGTGCGTGAACACCTTCAGAGTAGTGGCGTCCCCCTGGGACCAGGCGGTATACACATGCCTGTCATCCACAACCGGGGTGGAAGATGCCAAACTGTTTTGTGCTCGGACGCGGTAACCTTTCGCTAATGTTGAAGGAAACGATTTTTTCCACAATGTCCTGCCATCGGATGTGTGCAAACACATCACAGAGCGGGTTGCTGACTCACTTTCTGCTGTGGCCGGCCTCGTTCCGGTCAAAACGTCTGCCGTGTGAATGAAAATATTTTCTCCCCACAACACCGGTGAGGCATGACCGATGCCCGGCAAATCAACCTTCCAGTTGTAATCGTCTTCTGTCCAGCTGGTAGGAATCGACTCCGCCTCGGAAATTCCGGTGCCATTGGGACCTCGGAAACGCGTCCATTCCTGCGCATCGGTCGATTGTGAAGTCACCAACGCTAAAGCGGTCACCTTGATCAGTAATTGAAAACGTCCGTCCATTGTCAAAAATTTCCTGTGACTCTCTGAAAATTGTTCGTTCCCGGTTAGCCGCAACACGGGTCCGGACGATTGTTTGCTGTCAAAGTAAATCCAAAAAATGAATTAGGTCAGCCGTTGAGTAGATTTCCGCGGCAGCCTCGACTTCGTCAGCAAACGTGCCCCGGACAGACAACACTGAACACTATCCTCAACGATACCGAAACGCAAAAGTGGTCCGTCGACAGCAACGGGAAACCGATCAGAGGTGACTGTGTTGTTACGAATCGTCGGTACTGTCAAACTGAACGAACGGGAGGGTTCCGTCGGACGGCTGTCCCCCCCGTTACCGGTCAACGTGTAATTCCCTGTCGGGACAGTCTGACAATGCCTTCGGAACAAGTGAAACCACGTCATTACTCACCGGACTGAAAGTTCGATTTTGCACCGTCGGGAAAACCACAACTCGCAATGATTGACCGTCACATCCACTGATAACGCAGGGCCTGACAACCACCTAACATCGGGAAAACACAAAGAATGAGTGAGAGACGAACAACCCTCATCATGGCAGGAACCTGGCTGCTGACACTGATGTTAACTGATCAAGTGCCGGCGGCAGACGAATCCGTGGTTCAGCACATTGGGGCCCGGCGCGAGCTGTTTGTAGACCGGTTCCTGGTGGAAAAGCTTCAGGGAACTCGCTTTCAACTGCATCACCCTCACCCCGCCGAAGTTTCAGTAGCACTGGATCAACCCTGGGAAGAGCGACTGCACAATGGTCTTTCGGTGATTAAAGATCGACACCGGTTTCTGCTCTACTATAGCGCTGCCAACCGCCTGGCCGTGGCTGAAAGCTCTGATGGAATCCACTGGAACAAGCCGTCACTGGGGCTGATCAAAGTCAACGGAAACAGACAGAACAACCTGGTTGGCAGTGTTGACGGACACCTGATGGTTCCGGACAGCGGACCTATACCCGAAGTGTTCCTCGACGCACGACCGAAGGTGAACCCCGGCGAACGATTCAAGGCATTCACTCTGATCGAGACTCCGGGACTGACGCAGGTCATTTGCTGGGTATCAGCAGACGGTTTCCGATTTCGCAAACTTCGGGACGAACCGATCATCGCAACTTCGCTGTACGGGGCCTTTGACGGTCTGGAGTCACTGTTCTGGTCGGAGTCTGAACAGCAGTACGTTCTGTACGTTCGCTATGCCATCCGCGTGGAACCACCGAACCCGGATGATCCGAATCGCCGGTGTGTGGCGCGTATGACATCAAAAGATCTGCTGCACTGGGAAACACCCGAACCAATGACCTTCGGGAGGAATGGTGTGATGCCACCGGACCATCACTACAATAACCAGACATCACCGTATTTCCGGGCACCTCACCTCTTCATTGCACTCTCCAACAGGCTGGCTCAGAATCGTGCTGCGCTGACTCGAGACCAGGCTATTGCTGCAAATTTAAGGTCATCCCGGACTGACATGCCGGACCCGTTGACGTGGCTGCTGAAGGATTGTGCCGATACGGTGATGATGACCACTCGTGGTGGGAATCACTATGACAGATTGTTCCAGGAAGCGATCGTCCGACCTGGTCCCGGTGCGAAAAACTGGGTGACGCGATCCAACTACACTCTGCGGGGGCTGCACCCAACCGGTTCGCGGGAAATGTCGATCTACGTCAGTCGCCACAACGGTCAGACGACCAGTCATGTGCGTCGCTATGTATTCCGCACAGACGGTCTGGTTTCAATTCACGCCCCGTTTGCAGGCGGCGAGCTTCTGACGCAGCCGTTGACGTTTCAGGGAAATGCACTGGAAATTAACTATGCCACGTCAGCAGTGGGCTCGATACGAGTCGAAATTCAGGATCTCAGCGGGAAGCCGCTTTCGGGACTGACTCTTGATGATTGTATTGAAATTCTGGGAGACGAAATCACCGGTACGGTGCACTGGAATTCATCGGTCAGTCTTTCACAGATTGCCGGACAGCCCGTCCGCCTGAGGTTTGTGATGAAAGATGCCGATCTTTATTCTCTGCGATTTCATGAATGAACCCACGCGGTGCAGTCGGGGAGGAGTATTAACCAAACCACGGTATTGCCGGACTGAAACGAAATCTCCCAGCCAGTCGGTTCTTGCCGGCGACACGGTGACATCCTTCATTTCAGCACCACCATCAAATCATCCGAAAAGCTCGCGGCGACGGAAAAACAGACTCAGACAGTCGTGCCTGCCATAGTAGTTCGTGCAAAAACAACTCACCATAGAATCACGCTGAGTTTCGAACAGCGTTACATCAGCCGGTCAGTGGAACTCAAAACACACGACGGGCGACAGAGCGAGTCTGACTATTGCTTTGACGAAGCCTCAAAGCTGCTAATTCCCGCGGCGTCATGCAGTGATGCTGACAGATCCACGAACGGTCCGGATACGTTCCACACCACACGAACTACCTGTCATCTGCAGCGGAAAGCACGTCACGCATTTGCTCAACGAGTTCCGGGGTTTGCAGGTCTTTGGTATTGAGAATGAGGTGCACAAAGTTGTCGGCAAGAATTTCATCAGGATGAATAATGTATGAGGTGTTGTTTCCG
The DNA window shown above is from Fuerstiella sp. and carries:
- a CDS encoding DUF1501 domain-containing protein — encoded protein: MRHLRKSRRAFLKSTVSAGAAGLPLPEILRCRAEAAHKGRSVNDTAIIQIWLGGGPSQFETYDPKPLATEQNRGPWDAISTSLPGEQFCELLPRQARLLDKMAIIRSACHTTSDHHGGVRICSTGKKEMHEPSSGSISSLLRGPNALGVPSYAHLSFRPKANPQFIDAFKSSYVGNRNAPYWIYEDPATDDFQVPNLGLVHGLSLKRMEDRTALAKQFDRIRREADVFGAMDSMDYFQRSAFEMVTGPAAREAFDLSREDPRNRDRYGITQLDFVPGESPKTRECNGRHRWGQSVLLARRLVEAGVTFVTVNTDPGSLTWDVHGDKRGGAVTYTMQLAAEQMDQMVSALTHDLYSRGLDKKVLVVVWGEFGRTPLINKCVGRDHWPNVFCVAMIGGGLKTGQIIGASDAKGAVPADRPVSPHDVLATMYRHLGIDPRTNLFNRSGRPIPILSEGEVIQELI
- a CDS encoding terpene cyclase/mutase family protein, whose translation is MKQLVSGLAFLGFSPGLPLPAQESRSSIVESELRTAIACAIPLLEKASAGFVEQRDCFSCHSQAIPVFVLTKAQKMGFVVDRDNLQRQIDHTFAHLKRGLRKYSEGTGQGGKVVTAGYALWTLDAGGHEPDDITAAVSGFLLGYQEDSNHWQHTGRRPPSSGSPFMTSYVAMRGLDSFGTTEQQERITERRSALWEWLNNTNPKDTEDHVFRLRLLSSTQYASNRIDQAREELLALQRVDGGWAQLPDMESDAYATGTVVSALLSTNVQIRHGPAVRRAIKYLLNEQHDDGSWLVHTRAEGFQEYFESGFPHDKHQFISTSATSWATLALLDSLTGIDPDSNHRTAHTAIDDDRND
- a CDS encoding PQQ-like beta-propeller repeat protein — translated: MDGRFQLLIKVTALALVTSQSTDAQEWTRFRGPNGTGISEAESIPTSWTEDDYNWKVDLPGIGHASPVLWGENIFIHTADVLTGTRPATAESESATRSVMCLHTSDGRTLWKKSFPSTLAKGYRVRAQNSLASSTPVVDDRHVYTAWSQGDATTLKVFTHGGELVWERELGPYLSGHGFCTSPIIFDNLVILQLHQRLPRDEDPVESTESCVLALDRTTGRTVWKTIRENSLSAAHAVPFLYNQDGSPIELVMSSRKYGITSYNPRTGAVNWSLESLDRRPIGSPIFASGLIFGTSGSGSGGDQNKVVAVRPGTSPEIVYEVKKHAPYVPTLIAKGDLVFLWYDKGGIVTCIDGPSGEIHWKERVGGDFFSSPIIIGDRIFCTDVQGTTVVLAASKNYRLLAKNRLRDDMHASPAVAGGRLYLRTFRHLISLGGRKKI